A portion of the Sphaerochaeta pleomorpha str. Grapes genome contains these proteins:
- a CDS encoding glycoside hydrolase family 13 protein: protein MEHWMTKIDSMVSKTYVHPLYPKKGQNVTLSILILEPTVQLAVSLVAFAKGGMYTIACTRDDRNYYHAEIEMPEKEDLFWYFSLVSPIKAYYYSKLGLQGSIPSFHDCFRLIADLQMASWVSGSTCYQIFPDRFQKGDASCGAKPGQYSFDGGSVTVHSFDEKPLDFEQGRCLDFFNGDLKGIENAIPYFKAIGVNTLYLNPIGVSKTTHRYDCCDFFHIDEKLGGDEAFANLCRKLHENHMKIIVDISINHTGTAHPWLQKAITDKNCLEASYYYIQKDGSVACWQDVPTLPQLNYNSQDLRDLMYRKADSVMRKFLAEPFAQDGWRLDVANEVGRRGKDQLCQEIWKEVHAAVKTDNPKAYLVGENWSDASFYLQGDQWDATMNYLGCSRPLRSWMGETDRFMCSGWGHNPSPTVPYTGFELAQALESQLASLPPQMWYLQMNLLDSHDTPRLHNNKDIFDWDIYSGCVMLMFLLPGMPSIYYGDEVGLEGPYGSVESSRYPMQWDRKKWDTRFSSLYADLGVMRKRYAKLLAFGSWKIAYIDNETICFARYDEEQALLAILNRAENAKTITISNGILRIKQVGKGQTVKVNDDALTIDLQAKQNCILKCSC from the coding sequence ATGGAACATTGGATGACAAAGATAGACAGCATGGTCTCAAAAACCTATGTACATCCCCTTTATCCTAAAAAAGGGCAGAACGTTACACTCAGTATCTTGATTCTTGAACCTACTGTGCAACTTGCAGTGTCCCTTGTTGCCTTTGCCAAAGGCGGGATGTATACCATTGCTTGTACGAGGGATGATAGAAACTATTACCATGCTGAAATCGAAATGCCAGAAAAAGAGGATCTCTTTTGGTATTTTTCACTGGTTTCACCTATAAAAGCCTATTATTACAGCAAGCTCGGTTTGCAAGGTTCCATTCCATCCTTCCACGACTGTTTCCGCCTCATTGCTGATTTACAGATGGCAAGCTGGGTCTCAGGTTCCACGTGTTATCAGATTTTTCCCGATCGCTTTCAAAAAGGCGACGCATCCTGTGGAGCGAAACCGGGACAATATTCATTCGACGGCGGGTCGGTCACTGTCCATAGTTTTGATGAAAAACCTTTGGATTTTGAACAGGGACGATGTCTTGATTTTTTCAATGGCGATCTCAAAGGCATAGAGAATGCCATTCCCTATTTCAAGGCAATCGGAGTAAACACCCTCTATCTGAACCCTATCGGGGTTTCAAAAACTACCCACCGCTATGATTGCTGTGACTTTTTTCATATCGATGAAAAACTGGGCGGAGATGAAGCTTTTGCCAATCTTTGCAGGAAACTGCATGAAAACCATATGAAAATCATCGTAGACATATCGATCAACCACACGGGGACTGCCCATCCTTGGCTGCAAAAAGCCATTACCGATAAAAACTGCCTGGAAGCATCCTATTATTATATACAAAAGGATGGATCGGTAGCTTGCTGGCAGGATGTACCGACTTTGCCACAGCTTAACTATAACAGCCAGGACCTCAGGGACCTGATGTACCGAAAAGCGGACAGTGTTATGAGAAAGTTTCTTGCCGAGCCTTTTGCCCAGGATGGTTGGCGCCTTGATGTTGCCAATGAAGTCGGGAGAAGGGGGAAGGACCAGTTGTGCCAGGAAATATGGAAAGAAGTACACGCTGCTGTAAAAACTGACAATCCAAAAGCGTACCTGGTAGGAGAAAACTGGTCAGACGCTTCTTTCTATCTGCAAGGAGATCAATGGGATGCAACGATGAACTACCTTGGTTGTTCAAGGCCGTTGCGCTCCTGGATGGGGGAAACCGACCGCTTTATGTGCAGCGGTTGGGGGCATAACCCATCACCTACCGTTCCTTACACAGGATTTGAACTTGCCCAGGCCCTTGAAAGCCAGCTTGCAAGCCTGCCTCCACAGATGTGGTACCTGCAGATGAATCTTTTAGACAGCCACGACACCCCCCGTCTGCACAACAACAAGGATATTTTCGACTGGGACATCTATAGCGGATGCGTAATGCTCATGTTCCTTTTGCCGGGGATGCCAAGCATCTATTACGGCGATGAGGTAGGACTGGAAGGACCCTATGGTTCTGTTGAATCCTCGCGATATCCGATGCAATGGGACAGAAAAAAATGGGATACACGGTTTTCTTCCCTCTATGCTGACTTGGGGGTAATGCGCAAGCGTTATGCAAAACTGTTGGCCTTTGGAAGCTGGAAAATAGCCTACATTGACAATGAGACCATTTGTTTTGCACGCTACGATGAAGAACAGGCCCTATTGGCAATTCTCAATAGGGCAGAGAATGCGAAAACCATTACCATTTCCAATGGGATTTTGAGAATCAAACAGGTAGGGAAGGGTCAAACCGTAAAGGTCAATGATGACGCTCTTACAATAGATCTTCAGGCCAAGCAAAACTGCATCCTAAAATGCTCCTGTTGA
- a CDS encoding ABC transporter substrate-binding protein yields the protein MKKTFVVLLIMCLLAGSAIFAAGTKESGASSDGKIHLRTYMQIEPADSQYAGHNAIMEGFAAKYPNIVLDSEYASGESFHQKFQAMAASKQMPDVFTVYGGARTGYITEAGLAMDIGKEYLTDDFKSQYSAATWSAQGMNGEFWMVPPSLAVCHTVYSNDAILKQLGLTFPETYAEWLAQVPVIKAAGFYPVSMGNKDQWVVNSWLLSLLVDRLGGPEWFMKAAKGQASFTEKPFVRSLEIIKEMTDKGMFSPGVNQMSNSEADQEFYQKKSVYLIDAGWRTSGMDKDLSATMQNGISMHVFPAIAGEVRHNTSTATVSEGFGINSALKGTEKADAAWKFIQYYTGSEGAAIRAQHGEVPTYKLDLNSIKLATMQAKFAQFQSTHEMGYVFDAVMGSEGVSMLNQDIQAMMLGNGTPADIAATYEAYVAKNDSNRI from the coding sequence ATGAAGAAGACGTTTGTTGTGTTGCTTATCATGTGTTTGTTGGCCGGTTCTGCAATCTTTGCAGCCGGAACAAAGGAATCTGGGGCAAGTAGTGATGGGAAAATTCATCTCAGGACCTACATGCAGATTGAGCCAGCCGATTCTCAGTATGCAGGCCATAATGCGATTATGGAAGGTTTTGCGGCTAAATACCCCAATATCGTTTTGGACAGTGAATATGCCAGTGGCGAATCCTTCCACCAGAAGTTCCAGGCAATGGCTGCCAGTAAACAAATGCCGGATGTATTCACCGTGTACGGTGGAGCAAGAACCGGGTATATCACCGAAGCAGGACTTGCCATGGATATCGGCAAAGAATATCTGACCGATGATTTCAAAAGCCAGTATTCTGCCGCCACTTGGTCTGCACAGGGGATGAATGGGGAATTCTGGATGGTCCCTCCTTCACTTGCCGTCTGCCATACCGTATATAGCAATGATGCCATTTTGAAACAACTCGGCCTTACCTTCCCGGAAACCTATGCCGAATGGCTTGCCCAGGTCCCTGTGATCAAGGCAGCTGGATTCTATCCGGTTTCCATGGGAAACAAGGATCAGTGGGTTGTCAATTCATGGCTTTTGAGCCTGCTTGTCGATCGCCTTGGCGGTCCTGAATGGTTTATGAAGGCGGCTAAGGGACAAGCATCCTTTACCGAGAAACCGTTTGTCCGTTCACTTGAAATCATCAAGGAAATGACCGACAAAGGAATGTTTTCCCCAGGTGTAAACCAAATGTCCAACAGTGAGGCCGACCAGGAATTCTACCAGAAAAAGAGTGTGTACCTGATCGATGCCGGCTGGAGAACCAGTGGGATGGATAAAGACCTTTCTGCCACCATGCAGAACGGAATCTCTATGCATGTATTCCCTGCAATTGCAGGTGAAGTAAGACACAACACCTCAACGGCTACTGTCAGTGAAGGCTTCGGTATCAACTCCGCACTCAAGGGCACCGAGAAAGCCGATGCAGCCTGGAAGTTCATCCAATATTATACCGGTAGCGAAGGCGCAGCCATCAGGGCACAGCATGGTGAAGTACCAACCTACAAACTGGACCTGAACAGTATTAAACTTGCAACCATGCAGGCCAAATTCGCACAGTTCCAGAGCACGCACGAAATGGGCTATGTATTTGATGCAGTGATGGGTAGCGAAGGGGTATCGATGTTGAACCAAGATATCCAGGCTATGATGCTTGGAAATGGAACACCTGCCGATATTGCCGCTACATATGAAGCTTATGTCGCCAAGAACGACTCAAACCGCATCTAA
- a CDS encoding carbohydrate ABC transporter permease, giving the protein MLQNRNKHRAYLSLLLPAFLIYIVIIIYPILMSFGLSFTKWKHFQMVGFVGISNYLDIFKDPSFLKSLANNIQIMLISVLGQIPLGIMLAYLLYRKWVKKEKFFEMIIFLPITISSVVVALLWNRVFSPVGIYTSLVRSITNNPDYIVKIFENRTFAMVPILIVLLWQHTSLYMVIFLANLQRIPTSVFEAATIDGAKESTIITHIVLPALANVIFTCSVLAISGSLKSFDLVYAMTAGGPVDYTSVMALYLYKQTFTFNNYGYGSAVSIIIVILSVGLISLVRWIYSKAQKKYE; this is encoded by the coding sequence ATGCTGCAGAACAGAAACAAACACCGTGCGTACCTGTCATTGCTGCTTCCCGCGTTTCTGATCTACATTGTAATCATTATTTACCCGATCCTGATGAGTTTCGGACTTTCTTTTACCAAATGGAAACATTTCCAGATGGTCGGATTCGTAGGAATTTCCAATTATCTGGACATCTTCAAGGATCCATCATTCTTGAAATCCCTTGCAAACAATATCCAGATAATGCTCATTTCTGTATTGGGGCAAATACCGCTTGGGATAATGCTTGCCTATCTGCTCTACAGAAAATGGGTGAAAAAGGAAAAATTCTTTGAAATGATAATTTTCCTTCCCATCACTATCAGTTCCGTAGTAGTTGCCCTTTTATGGAACAGGGTTTTTTCCCCTGTCGGAATCTATACCTCTTTGGTTCGTTCCATAACAAACAACCCTGACTATATCGTGAAAATATTTGAGAACAGAACCTTTGCAATGGTTCCAATCCTCATTGTTCTGCTTTGGCAACATACAAGTCTGTATATGGTAATTTTCCTTGCCAATCTGCAAAGGATTCCCACAAGTGTCTTCGAAGCGGCTACAATCGATGGCGCCAAGGAATCGACCATCATTACCCATATAGTCCTGCCAGCTTTGGCCAATGTTATTTTTACCTGTTCTGTATTGGCAATAAGCGGAAGTTTGAAAAGCTTTGACTTAGTCTATGCGATGACTGCAGGAGGTCCCGTGGATTATACTTCCGTCATGGCTTTGTATTTGTATAAACAGACCTTTACGTTCAATAACTATGGGTACGGAAGTGCCGTTTCCATTATTATTGTCATTCTGAGTGTAGGGTTGATTTCCCTTGTGCGCTGGATCTACTCCAAAGCGCAGAAAAAATACGAATAG
- a CDS encoding carbohydrate ABC transporter permease — translation MVALQNRNQKISKGWTIFSYMFLIAFTFLTLAPIAWMTYSSFKLNGEIMLRPLGFPQNPTLENYRKAFEYGNLVNAFKNSMMYSFVSTCLTVLLSIAAGFSLTKFGYKSSKFYMGAFTLGLLITVNSVITPLFIMETNSGLYNTRLGVILPYIAFGLPMAVLIAVSYIKGIPDALIEAATLDGASYQYIFWNIILILSTPVMATIAVLNFLGNWNEFLLVFTLTSGENMRSLPVSINSFAGRLNQDYGLQFSALVVGTIPMFAFYLLAHNALVKGFGEGAIKE, via the coding sequence ATGGTTGCTTTACAGAACAGAAATCAAAAAATATCCAAAGGTTGGACTATTTTCTCCTACATGTTTTTGATTGCCTTTACTTTTCTTACCCTAGCCCCCATTGCATGGATGACCTATTCTTCCTTCAAACTGAATGGGGAAATAATGCTCAGACCGCTTGGTTTTCCCCAGAATCCTACATTGGAAAACTATAGGAAGGCATTTGAATATGGGAATTTGGTAAATGCCTTCAAAAATAGCATGATGTATTCGTTTGTCTCAACGTGTCTTACCGTTTTGCTTTCGATAGCAGCAGGTTTTTCCCTGACAAAATTCGGATATAAAAGTTCCAAATTCTACATGGGGGCCTTTACGCTTGGTCTGCTGATAACGGTCAACTCGGTAATCACCCCTTTGTTTATAATGGAAACCAATAGCGGATTATATAATACCCGCCTTGGGGTTATATTGCCTTACATAGCTTTTGGACTTCCCATGGCTGTGTTGATCGCCGTTTCCTACATCAAGGGGATTCCAGACGCCCTTATAGAGGCGGCGACCCTTGACGGGGCCAGTTACCAATATATTTTCTGGAACATTATCCTCATCCTCTCGACACCAGTGATGGCTACCATTGCAGTGTTGAATTTTCTGGGAAACTGGAATGAATTTCTTTTGGTCTTTACGCTTACTTCCGGAGAAAACATGCGTTCTCTCCCTGTTTCGATCAATTCCTTTGCAGGAAGACTCAACCAGGACTATGGCCTGCAGTTCTCTGCGTTGGTAGTAGGGACGATACCAATGTTTGCGTTTTACCTACTGGCACATAATGCCTTGGTAAAGGGTTTCGGGGAAGGGGCAATCAAAGAATGA
- a CDS encoding copper homeostasis protein CutC yields MSSNQEKNPAIKIEVCLESVQSILEAEKGGADRVEFCSDLFEGGLTPTLGAFRTARKYTKIPMNVMIRPRGGDFCYSDLEFETMLEDVRLFKSEGANAIVFGILTSDGEIDMERSRLLIENARPLPVTFHRAFDMTRDGFVSLEKLIELGVDRVLTSGLEPTVPEGADMLCELVKRAGDRIIIMPGCGISERNFAKMKKIIGAKEYHVFLPSEIPSAMQYHPEHIYMGGVLRQSEFTLSQTNFARVGYVKGLL; encoded by the coding sequence ATGAGTAGTAATCAGGAAAAAAATCCTGCAATCAAGATAGAGGTTTGCCTGGAATCGGTTCAATCGATTTTGGAAGCTGAAAAAGGCGGGGCTGACCGCGTAGAATTCTGTAGCGACTTGTTTGAGGGTGGGCTCACTCCAACCCTTGGTGCTTTTCGCACTGCACGCAAATATACAAAGATTCCTATGAATGTAATGATTCGCCCCCGGGGTGGAGATTTTTGCTATAGTGATCTCGAATTTGAGACCATGCTCGAGGATGTGAGATTGTTCAAGAGTGAAGGTGCAAATGCCATTGTGTTCGGAATTCTTACCAGTGATGGGGAAATCGACATGGAACGTTCACGTTTACTCATCGAAAATGCGAGGCCGTTACCGGTTACCTTCCATCGGGCGTTCGACATGACACGCGATGGATTTGTAAGTCTGGAGAAGCTTATCGAGCTGGGAGTAGACAGAGTGCTTACCAGTGGACTTGAGCCAACGGTTCCAGAAGGTGCCGATATGCTTTGTGAATTGGTAAAGAGGGCAGGAGATCGAATTATAATTATGCCTGGCTGCGGTATTTCCGAGAGAAACTTTGCAAAGATGAAAAAAATCATCGGTGCAAAGGAATACCATGTTTTTCTTCCCAGTGAGATTCCTTCCGCTATGCAATACCACCCAGAACATATCTACATGGGAGGCGTATTAAGACAAAGTGAGTTCACTCTTTCCCAGACGAATTTTGCACGTGTAGGGTATGTGAAGGGTTTGTTATGA
- a CDS encoding ROK family transcriptional regulator, translated as MKIVGNSQYQKGANGLLILNLLRKYPCSRVQIAHELGLQNSTVTYSVARLLENGTVREVETEKPEVPEVTKIGRKPNLVGLNPDFGRIIGIEMMSGLYRVCICDICGMVLVKEELHYAKKNSPFQELVAEALGIASAKCGNFPILGACIAVPGIVHDGNTCIEECWTHDLKNVEFKPFLQTFPFPVLFENDANCCALKYMFNRDDQNDNFFYLLARKHDSEVVPAGIPTIGLGLGLVVHGKLIRGASSRSGEYRSSRLMGTKSNGQIDLTEEQLKNLDTDASIQRDLIKRVFADLFCAISIFDPSNFYVGGFLTSLPYRYVLGDVLSHELQDDWFETKWEGEMILVHDTLFDPAEGAADKILELLFKVPHVGSSEPDLRQWNALLNGII; from the coding sequence ATGAAAATAGTGGGTAATAGCCAATACCAGAAAGGGGCCAATGGACTTTTGATATTGAACCTGCTGCGCAAATATCCTTGCAGCAGGGTTCAGATTGCCCATGAACTCGGTCTTCAGAATTCTACGGTTACCTATAGCGTCGCACGGTTACTTGAAAATGGTACTGTGCGCGAAGTGGAGACTGAAAAGCCAGAAGTCCCTGAGGTGACAAAGATCGGAAGAAAACCAAACCTGGTGGGACTCAACCCTGATTTCGGAAGGATTATCGGAATAGAGATGATGAGCGGATTGTACAGGGTCTGCATCTGTGACATCTGCGGCATGGTCCTTGTAAAGGAAGAATTGCACTATGCAAAGAAAAACAGCCCCTTTCAGGAACTCGTTGCAGAAGCCCTTGGCATTGCCTCCGCCAAGTGTGGCAACTTTCCAATCCTCGGTGCCTGCATTGCCGTTCCGGGGATTGTTCACGATGGAAACACTTGCATCGAGGAGTGTTGGACCCATGACCTTAAAAATGTCGAGTTCAAACCTTTTTTGCAAACATTCCCGTTTCCCGTCCTGTTTGAAAATGATGCCAATTGCTGTGCATTGAAATATATGTTCAACAGGGATGACCAGAATGATAATTTCTTCTATCTGCTGGCACGTAAGCATGACAGTGAGGTCGTCCCTGCAGGCATTCCTACCATTGGATTGGGCCTTGGCCTGGTCGTACATGGCAAACTGATACGAGGAGCGTCATCTCGTTCGGGAGAATATCGTTCTTCAAGGCTTATGGGTACGAAGTCTAATGGACAAATAGATCTTACTGAAGAACAACTGAAAAATCTCGATACAGATGCCTCAATTCAACGCGACCTTATAAAAAGGGTGTTTGCGGATTTGTTTTGCGCTATCAGCATCTTCGACCCAAGCAATTTCTATGTTGGCGGATTCTTGACTTCGCTCCCGTATCGCTATGTGTTGGGTGATGTACTTTCCCATGAATTGCAGGACGATTGGTTTGAAACAAAATGGGAAGGTGAAATGATATTGGTCCATGACACCCTTTTCGATCCTGCAGAAGGTGCTGCCGACAAGATTCTTGAATTACTGTTCAAGGTTCCCCATGTGGGGAGCTCTGAACCTGACCTACGTCAATGGAATGCCCTTTTAAACGGCATTATCTAG
- a CDS encoding M81 family metallopeptidase, with amino-acid sequence MSKRVLVGGMHHESDTFNPIICGEKDIWVLRGQALLDHKGEDSVSGAIAMLKEAGYEVLPSLIARAVPNGIWDRNFYEALKEEFLGSIRKALPLDALCLSLHGSMRVQGIGEAEGDLLRAVREICPEIPIFSSLDMHATVTKAMLDNCNGFVGYKCAPHTDTYETGIHAACMTIAALEGKLQCKMAAVHIPILIAGEQSETSVEPMLSLMASLKAIEQREGIISCSYLLGFPWADVLENGVTALVVTKDDQKLADDTAKELGTLFWENRYSFGFYNETHESADAIREAGNSIRQGIWPVVISDSGDNPTAGSSQDVTNFLKLILSDPVLSCLDPPLCYQGFYDSEITSLALKAGKGKTIEGLLGAKFDTKTSSPLPIKALVKEVVPHWQGAQNSDLALLSVNGVDVVVTGSHVGCYDPEMMRVLGLAPEKCKCIVVKLGYLEPEIRAIAKRSMLALTDGSTNEIFSRLPYVNLQRPIFPLDQDFEASLSLII; translated from the coding sequence ATGTCTAAACGGGTATTGGTTGGTGGTATGCATCATGAATCGGATACATTCAATCCCATCATCTGCGGGGAAAAGGATATTTGGGTTCTGCGCGGACAGGCTTTGCTCGACCACAAGGGAGAGGATTCTGTAAGTGGGGCGATTGCTATGCTGAAAGAGGCAGGATATGAGGTGCTGCCCTCGTTGATTGCCAGGGCTGTGCCAAACGGCATATGGGACCGTAACTTTTATGAAGCGCTCAAGGAGGAATTCCTTGGTAGCATCAGAAAAGCCCTTCCCCTCGATGCACTTTGCCTATCGCTCCATGGTTCAATGCGAGTGCAGGGTATAGGAGAAGCAGAGGGTGACTTGCTTAGGGCAGTCAGGGAAATCTGTCCCGAAATCCCAATTTTCAGTTCTTTGGACATGCATGCTACCGTAACCAAGGCAATGTTGGATAACTGCAATGGTTTTGTCGGATACAAATGTGCTCCCCATACCGATACCTATGAGACAGGTATCCATGCTGCTTGTATGACCATAGCAGCATTGGAAGGGAAGTTGCAGTGCAAAATGGCTGCAGTGCATATTCCTATTCTAATCGCCGGGGAACAAAGTGAAACAAGCGTTGAGCCAATGCTTTCCTTGATGGCCAGCCTCAAGGCAATAGAACAGAGAGAAGGTATCATATCTTGTTCCTATCTGCTTGGGTTCCCATGGGCTGATGTCTTAGAAAATGGCGTGACCGCTCTAGTCGTTACAAAAGATGACCAGAAACTTGCTGACGATACAGCAAAGGAATTGGGTACCCTGTTCTGGGAAAATCGTTATTCGTTCGGGTTCTATAATGAGACCCATGAAAGTGCAGACGCAATCAGGGAAGCAGGTAACAGCATACGCCAAGGAATATGGCCTGTGGTTATCAGTGATAGCGGGGACAATCCCACCGCCGGCTCTTCCCAGGATGTAACCAACTTCCTCAAGCTCATTCTTTCAGATCCTGTACTCTCCTGTCTCGATCCCCCTCTTTGTTACCAGGGCTTTTATGACAGCGAGATAACATCCCTTGCCTTGAAGGCAGGTAAGGGGAAAACCATTGAAGGTTTGCTTGGTGCCAAATTTGATACAAAGACCAGTTCGCCCCTTCCTATCAAAGCATTGGTCAAGGAAGTCGTGCCCCATTGGCAGGGAGCACAGAATAGCGACCTGGCCTTGCTTTCTGTCAATGGAGTCGATGTGGTGGTGACAGGATCCCATGTTGGGTGCTATGACCCTGAAATGATGCGGGTGCTTGGATTGGCTCCTGAAAAATGCAAATGTATTGTGGTAAAGCTGGGTTATCTTGAACCGGAAATCAGGGCAATCGCCAAGAGGTCTATGCTTGCCCTCACCGATGGGAGTACAAATGAAATTTTCAGTCGGCTTCCCTATGTAAACCTACAACGTCCCATCTTTCCCCTTGACCAGGATTTTGAAGCTTCCCTCTCGTTGATTATTTGA
- a CDS encoding IMP dehydrogenase: MAFYFEEASHTFSEYLLVPGYSSEKCIPPNVSLDTPLVAYKKGEAPSLSLHIPMVSAIMQSVSGEKMAQALAREGGCCFIFGSQPIEEEAAMVAKVKSFKAGFVPSDSNIKPEQTLADIIALKTRLGHSTIAVTDDGTPNGLLMGVVSSRDWRPSRMALDTVVSSFMTPFSRLVYAREPVTLSEANDILWDHKLNSLPVVDKDNHLKYFVFRKDYDSHKENPNELLDAQKRYIVGAGINTRDYETRVPALLASGADVLCLDSSEGFSQWQRLALTWIRKTYGNSVKVGAGNVVDAEGFRFLAESGADFVKVGIGGGSICITRETKGIGRGQATAIIEVAKARDEYFQETGIYVPICSDGGIVLDYHMTLALAMGADFIMLGRYFARFDESPTEKVNINGSYMKEYWGEGSARARNWQRYDLGGDSKLSFVEGVDSYVPYAGPLKDNVQLTLSKIRSTMCNCGALTIPELQQKAKLTLVSSTSIVEGGAHDVLLKDNHELQKK, from the coding sequence ATGGCATTCTATTTCGAAGAAGCTTCCCATACGTTCAGCGAATATCTTTTAGTCCCAGGCTACTCAAGCGAAAAGTGTATTCCCCCAAATGTATCACTTGATACGCCTTTGGTCGCCTACAAGAAAGGCGAAGCACCTTCCTTATCTCTCCATATTCCCATGGTCAGTGCTATCATGCAATCGGTCAGTGGCGAGAAAATGGCCCAGGCACTGGCTCGCGAAGGTGGCTGCTGTTTCATCTTTGGATCCCAGCCTATCGAGGAAGAAGCCGCCATGGTTGCCAAAGTCAAATCTTTCAAAGCAGGGTTTGTTCCCAGTGACTCAAACATCAAACCGGAGCAGACCCTTGCCGATATCATTGCATTGAAAACAAGACTGGGCCATTCAACCATAGCCGTAACAGACGACGGTACACCCAACGGTCTTCTCATGGGGGTCGTTTCCAGCCGTGACTGGAGACCGAGCAGAATGGCCTTGGACACGGTTGTTTCTTCGTTCATGACTCCTTTCTCACGCTTGGTCTATGCCAGGGAGCCGGTCACGCTCAGTGAGGCCAATGATATTCTCTGGGACCACAAACTCAATAGCCTACCTGTCGTAGACAAAGACAACCACCTCAAATACTTTGTATTCCGCAAAGACTATGACAGTCACAAGGAAAACCCAAACGAATTGCTTGATGCCCAAAAACGGTATATCGTTGGTGCAGGAATTAACACCAGGGACTATGAAACCAGGGTACCTGCTTTGCTAGCTAGCGGTGCAGATGTCCTTTGCCTTGATTCTTCAGAAGGATTTTCGCAGTGGCAGAGACTGGCACTTACTTGGATCCGTAAGACCTATGGCAACTCAGTAAAGGTTGGTGCAGGAAATGTCGTTGACGCCGAAGGATTCCGTTTCCTTGCCGAAAGCGGTGCCGATTTTGTAAAGGTTGGCATTGGGGGTGGTTCCATATGTATTACAAGAGAAACCAAAGGTATTGGACGGGGACAGGCAACGGCGATTATCGAAGTTGCGAAAGCACGTGATGAGTATTTTCAGGAAACCGGTATCTATGTCCCGATTTGCTCCGATGGGGGAATCGTCCTTGATTACCATATGACACTGGCCCTTGCCATGGGTGCCGACTTTATCATGTTGGGAAGGTATTTTGCCAGGTTTGATGAGAGTCCGACTGAGAAAGTAAATATCAATGGAAGCTATATGAAAGAATACTGGGGTGAAGGATCGGCCAGGGCACGCAACTGGCAGCGATATGACCTCGGCGGTGATAGCAAACTCTCTTTTGTAGAAGGCGTTGACTCCTATGTTCCGTATGCCGGCCCCCTTAAAGACAATGTGCAACTGACCCTCAGTAAAATCCGTTCTACAATGTGTAACTGCGGTGCCTTGACCATCCCAGAATTGCAGCAAAAGGCCAAATTGACATTGGTGTCGTCTACAAGCATCGTTGAAGGTGGAGCGCATGATGTCCTGCTCAAGGACAACCATGAATTGCAGAAAAAATAG